The following proteins are encoded in a genomic region of Dioscorea cayenensis subsp. rotundata cultivar TDr96_F1 chromosome 8, TDr96_F1_v2_PseudoChromosome.rev07_lg8_w22 25.fasta, whole genome shotgun sequence:
- the LOC120267531 gene encoding uncharacterized protein LOC120267531 isoform X3, producing the protein MENPSSSAGKVDGLEITSIGALYEGSWDKKYWSSSRGKDRYPFPVGYKAVRTHSGCTYRMEIRVGPKGPLFMLQVTSADGDSFSGQTPDIVWETYQKRSSVRLKNQTGKRLSSKIDGIELFGFRNPFVQRLLRELVANVGAVAEQSPSSSDMCDGAMQLEHELQVRDSQVYPDLLPYLEKRQSTGKRSAKTRNSIRSISREGRAKRICSQELAYQEDGTSEQVAHTCPMKRSETSANSSIQTTPGFENKDITIKSSPSLRNHKGIEHPGMSSLPGKTSIAVERNRSSQATDELPMELDDVEQSTDKHVVHFEQGKLAPLADAEVEHAYSSLTPQDTETGLPALVRVSEIHVPDTLDSLKEDNEESPCNMKDESVSVKPLLTTSRSCQDEMCYSVTCTQDDDTLCKVVIKDSLPEIGSSSGSSNASLEKMDLYSAEQELAKSMMTLLLPRALPLLKKTYERRPRSRSRETSRTVSSLQRSGGQNDDIGFRCRDIRAADLPVQLSQNDLENEVDGTKKFPIIDSPRLGIIAEPLGCMALDRLTDTRTLKDIKSMAPDSFEDELLIHDVALNKLFSSPAQSTSASSAELKYNMANPELHIYNIEEDRDGCYLRHDVCSEAIMLAKEVKQSDIILSDPTCDPDAHNHMEKEENKVGYMTSNQIANIPPLGHSSFMHNISQQSKGEPSHNVGEQDLGSGCLKGKIPFRNDEAEFFRQASSVCYDNNKKFEEDCILKASVIPEVVSGSPEKRLQISSPCDLANSDSNTILDSIDAGIRSQVGGIENPLVRLQGKAYTSRKANSSDGYMLKATHSMVENLLDCKTEVEVPQSSSIPLSESIICRNYNQSDVPKPCFNPIINAAGSVQSGPTNNVLNKPPFLNEAMLNNQPSLLSSVGNVHGSGESVLAAALEGGTKNDQDDAGNPVEEILVCLENKLPQPLTGPNDNVSSSQNWFHHGNHLDGFSLKVIKPNEEFPKFMKLVGCYLHPTSVLSIFSSAEGDHLKIGVICGLPDSTDRNLLVYMVPLQEQGIGPSFLGYTSLRCPLLNCPQQASFEGSGIQFTPDGQSLILLNSVQAPHCREQNSSCSCSKCTTGYYDENTIEIVHLEYGYVSLVAKLVIVENMSSILVCEQSYLVAIGESGRLHVWIMNPRWSSKLEEFNMQGFDYLSPRVSELKDLPSCTSIVIGHNGVGDFGLWDISKRVLLAKFSSEGNKISQMLPVGFLSWKKACLLATDVEIEEHIKEALQKDVSLFKDDENICTSSFGDDTAVWLLVSAASDSEAVDDDKVRDARGPAGGWRLALLAKNMVFTGHAFDSRVSVLDTLADYCICGTQDGLVYIWELSSGRKLANLHQFKCGVSCIKADAKSGTLIVASNEGQLLVYVQSQ; encoded by the exons ATGGAGAATCCAAGCAGCAGTGCCGGGAAGGTAGATGGCTTGGAGATCACCTCCATCGGCGCCCTCTATGAAGGCTCTTGGGACAAGAAGTATTGGAGCTCCTCCAGG gGCAAGGATCGATATCCCTTTCCTGTTGGTTATAAGGCTGTTCGAACTCATTCCGGATGCACATACAGGATGGAAATTCGAGTAGGTCCCAAAGGTCCCCTTTTTATG CTTCAGGTTACATCTGCTGATGGTGATTCATTCAGTGGGCAGACACCTGATATTGTCTGGGAGACCTATCAAAAGAGGAGTAGTGTTCGGCTCAAGAACCAGACAGGGAAGAGGTTGTCTTCTAAGATAGATGGGATTGAG CTCTTTGGGTTTAGGAATCCATTTGTTCAGCGGCTACTTCGTGAGCTTGTGGCTAATGTTGGTGCAGTAGCAGAGCAGAGCCCATCATCATCTGATATGTGCGATGGGGCCATGCAATTAGAACATGAATTGCAAGTCCGAGACTCTCAAGTATATCCTGATTTACTCCCATATTTGGAGAAGAGGCAGAGCACTGGTAAGAGAAGTGCGAAAACTAGAAATTCGATTAGAAGCATCAGCAGGGAGGGAAGAGCTAAAAGGATCTGCTCTCAAGAACTTGCATATCAAGAGGATGGCACTTCCGAACAA GTTGCTCACACTTGTCCAATGAAAAGGTCTGAAACTTCTGCTAATTCATCCATTCAAACTACTCCCGGATTTGAAAACAAGGATATAACTATCAAGTCCAGCCCTTCTCTGAGAAATCACAAGGGTATTGAGCATCCAGGAATGTCATCATTGCCAGGGAAAACATCCATCGCAGTCGAGAGAAACAGAAGTTCACAGGCTACAGATGAATTGCCCATGGAGCTGGATGATGTTGAACAATCTACTGATAAACATGTTGTCCATTTTGAGCAGGGAAAACTTGCACCG TTAGCAGATGCTGAAGTTGAACATGCATACTCTTCATTAACGCCACAAGACACTGAGACAGGACTTCCAGCTTTGGTCAGGGTCTCAGAAATTCATGTTCCCGATACACTTGATTCACTAAAAG AGGATAACGAGGAAAGTCCTTGCAACATGAAAGATGAGTCAGTTTCAGTTAAGCCACTGCTGACAACATCCAGATCTTGCCAAG ATGAGATGTGTTACTCAGTAACATGCACTCAGGATGATGATACTTTGTGTAAAGTGGTGATTAAAGACTCACTTCCAGAAATTGGCTCATCATCTGGTTCATCAAATGCTAGTCTTGAAAAGATGGATTTATATTCAGCAGAGCAAGAATTGGCAAAATCCATGATGACATTATTGCTTCCACGAGCTCTTCCTTTACTAAAGAAGACATATGAAAGAAGGCCGAGATCTCGAAGTCGAGAAACTAGCAGAACTGTTTCATCTTTGCAGAGGTCTGGAGGACAAAATGATGATATTGGTTTCCGTTGTCGAG ATATACGGGCAGCTGACCTGCCTGTTCAGCTTTCACAAAATGACTTGGAAAATGAGGTGGATGGCACAAAAAAGTTTCCTATCATAGATTCTCCACGCCTTGGGATCATAGCTGAACCTCTTGGCTGCATGGCCCTTGATCGATTAACTGATACTAGAACTTTAAAAGATATCAAATCTATGGCTCCAGATAGTTTTGAGGATGAGCTGCTGATCCATGATGTTGCATTGAATAAGTTGTTTTCTTCCCCTGCTCAAAGTACGAGTGCATCTTCTGCTGAGCTAAAATATAATATGGCTAATCCAGAGTTGCATATTTATAATATAGAAGAGGATAGAGATGGATGCTATTTGAGACATGATGTATGCAGTGAAGCAATTATGTTAGCAAAGGAAGTAAAACAATCTGACATTATACTGTCTGATCCCACTTGTGATCCTGATGCCCATAACCAtatggaaaaagaagaaaataaagttgGTTATATGACTAGCAATCAAATTGCCAATATCCCTCCGCTGGGACATTCTTCCTTCATGCACAACATTTCTCAACAATCCAAAGGTGAACCATCTCACAATGTTGGAGAACAAGATTTAGGTTCTGGATGCTTGAAGGGAAAGATTCCTTTCCGAAATGATGAGGCTGAATTTTTCAGGCAAGCTTCTTCTGTTTGTTatgataataacaaaaaatttgagGAAGACTGTATTCTTAAAGCTAGTGTAATTCCTGAAGTTGTTTCTGGTTCTCCAGAGAAAAGGCTTCAAATTTCTAGTCCTTGTGATCTAGCTAATTCTGATAGTAATACAATCTTAGACTCCATAGATGCTGGCATCAGAAGCCAAGTTGGGGGCATTGAAAACCCATTGGTAAGGCTTCAGGGTAAAGCATATACCAGTAGGAAAGCAAATTCTTCTGATGGTTATATGTTGAAAGCAACTCATTCAATGGTGGAGAACTTGCTTGACTGTAAGACTGAAGTTGAGGTTCCTCAGTCATCTAGTATTCCCCTTTCAGAAAGTATCATTTGTCGCAACTATAACCAGTCAGATGTTCCTAAGCCGTGCTTTAATCCCATTATAAATGCTGCCGGAAGTGTTCAGTCTGGACCTACAAACAATGTCTTAAACAAGCCTCCATTTCTCAATGAAGCCATGCTCAACAATCAACCAAGTTTACTGAGCTCTGTTGGTAATGTACATGGTTCCGGAGAAAGTGTGTTGGCTGCAGCTCTAGAAGGTGGGACCAAGAATGATCAGGATGATGCTGGCAATCCTGTCGAGGAAATTTTAGTTTGTTTAGAGAATAAGTTACCTCAACCATTAACAGGGCCTAATGATAATGTGAGTTCATCTCAAAATTGGTTCCACCATGGAAATCATTTGGATGGTTTCTCATTGAAAGTCATTAAACCTAATGAAGAGTTCCCGAAATTTATGAAGCTTGTTGGTTGCTACTTGCATCCAACTTCTGTCCTGTCAATATTCTCCAGTGCAGAAGGGGATCACTTAAAAATAGGTGTAATTTGCGGCCTTCCGGATAGCACAGACAGAAATCTTCTCGTATATATGGTTCCTCTTCAGGAACAAGGAATTGGTCCCTCTTTTCTTGGTTACACGTCACTTCGTTGTCCTCTTTTGAACTGCCCCCAGCAG GCCTCATTTGAAGGATCAGGAATACAATTTACTCCTGATGGTCAGTCTCTCATTCTTCTTAACAGTGTCCAGGCACCTCATTGCAG GGAACAAAATTCTAGTTGCTCATGCTCAAAGTGTACGACAGGCTATTATGATGAAAATACTATAGAAATTGTGCATCTAGAATATGGTTATGTTTCATTGGTGGCCAAGCTAGTGATCGTGGAGAATATGTCCAGTATATTAGTTTGTGAACAAAGTTACCTTGTTGCTATTGGGGAGAGTGGGAGACTGCATGTTTGGATAATGAATCCCAGATGGAG TTCAAAATTAGAAGAATTCAACATGCAGGGCTTTGATTACTTATCACCTAGAGTGTCGGAACTGAAAGATTTGCCAAGTTGCACTTCCATCGTAATTGGTCACAATGGTGTTGGTGACTTTGGTTTATG GGACATCTCCAAGCGTGTCCTTCTGGCTAAGTTTTCTTCTGAAGGCAATAAAATCTCTCAGATGCTTCCAGTTGGTTTCTTAAGTTGGAAAAAAGCATGTCTTCTTGCAACCGACGTGGAGATAGAAGAGCACATTAAGGAGGCCTTACAAAAAGATGTTTCTCTTTTTAAAGATGATGAGAACATCTGTACCTCATCTTTTGGAGATGACACAGCTGTTTGGCTTCTGGTATCTGCAGCATCAGACTCAGAGGCTGTAGATGATGATAAAGTTAGAGATGCAAGAGGACCAGCTGGAGGGTGGAGGCTCGCTCTTCTAGCAAAAAATATGGTTTTCACGGGACATGCTTTCGATAGCAG GGTTTCCGTATTGGATACATTGGCTGATTATTGTATATGTGGAACCCAAGATGGCCTTGTATACATCTGGGAATTGTCTTCTGGGAGAAAACTGGCCAATCTGCATCAATTCAAGT GTGGTGTTTCATGCATTAAAGCTGATGCCAAGTCTGGTACGTTGATAGTTGCTAGCAATGAAGGGCAGTTGCTGGTTTATGTTCAATCTCAA TAA
- the LOC120267531 gene encoding uncharacterized protein LOC120267531 isoform X4: MENPSSSAGKVDGLEITSIGALYEGSWDKKYWSSSRGKDRYPFPVGYKAVRTHSGCTYRMEIRLQVTSADGDSFSGQTPDIVWETYQKRSSVRLKNQTGKRLSSKIDGIELFGFRNPFVQRLLRELVANVGAVAEQSPSSSDMCDGAMQLEHELQVRDSQVYPDLLPYLEKRQSTGKRSAKTRNSIRSISREGRAKRICSQELAYQEDGTSEQVAHTCPMKRSETSANSSIQTTPGFENKDITIKSSPSLRNHKGIEHPGMSSLPGKTSIAVERNRSSQATDELPMELDDVEQSTDKHVVHFEQGKLAPLADAEVEHAYSSLTPQDTETGLPALVRVSEIHVPDTLDSLKEDNEESPCNMKDESVSVKPLLTTSRSCQDEMCYSVTCTQDDDTLCKVVIKDSLPEIGSSSGSSNASLEKMDLYSAEQELAKSMMTLLLPRALPLLKKTYERRPRSRSRETSRTVSSLQRSGGQNDDIGFRCRDIRAADLPVQLSQNDLENEVDGTKKFPIIDSPRLGIIAEPLGCMALDRLTDTRTLKDIKSMAPDSFEDELLIHDVALNKLFSSPAQSTSASSAELKYNMANPELHIYNIEEDRDGCYLRHDVCSEAIMLAKEVKQSDIILSDPTCDPDAHNHMEKEENKVGYMTSNQIANIPPLGHSSFMHNISQQSKGEPSHNVGEQDLGSGCLKGKIPFRNDEAEFFRQASSVCYDNNKKFEEDCILKASVIPEVVSGSPEKRLQISSPCDLANSDSNTILDSIDAGIRSQVGGIENPLVRLQGKAYTSRKANSSDGYMLKATHSMVENLLDCKTEVEVPQSSSIPLSESIICRNYNQSDVPKPCFNPIINAAGSVQSGPTNNVLNKPPFLNEAMLNNQPSLLSSVGNVHGSGESVLAAALEGGTKNDQDDAGNPVEEILVCLENKLPQPLTGPNDNVSSSQNWFHHGNHLDGFSLKVIKPNEEFPKFMKLVGCYLHPTSVLSIFSSAEGDHLKIGVICGLPDSTDRNLLVYMVPLQEQGIGPSFLGYTSLRCPLLNCPQQASFEGSGIQFTPDGQSLILLNSVQAPHCREQNSSCSCSKCTTGYYDENTIEIVHLEYGYVSLVAKLVIVENMSSILVCEQSYLVAIGESGRLHVWIMNPRWSSKLEEFNMQGFDYLSPRVSELKDLPSCTSIVIGHNGVGDFGLWDISKRVLLAKFSSEGNKISQMLPVGFLSWKKACLLATDVEIEEHIKEALQKDVSLFKDDENICTSSFGDDTAVWLLVSAASDSEAVDDDKVRDARGPAGGWRLALLAKNMVFTGHAFDSRVSVLDTLADYCICGTQDGLVYIWELSSGRKLANLHQFKCGVSCIKADAKSGTLIVASNEGQLLVYVQSQVRNCKSNG; encoded by the exons ATGGAGAATCCAAGCAGCAGTGCCGGGAAGGTAGATGGCTTGGAGATCACCTCCATCGGCGCCCTCTATGAAGGCTCTTGGGACAAGAAGTATTGGAGCTCCTCCAGG gGCAAGGATCGATATCCCTTTCCTGTTGGTTATAAGGCTGTTCGAACTCATTCCGGATGCACATACAGGATGGAAATTCGA CTTCAGGTTACATCTGCTGATGGTGATTCATTCAGTGGGCAGACACCTGATATTGTCTGGGAGACCTATCAAAAGAGGAGTAGTGTTCGGCTCAAGAACCAGACAGGGAAGAGGTTGTCTTCTAAGATAGATGGGATTGAG CTCTTTGGGTTTAGGAATCCATTTGTTCAGCGGCTACTTCGTGAGCTTGTGGCTAATGTTGGTGCAGTAGCAGAGCAGAGCCCATCATCATCTGATATGTGCGATGGGGCCATGCAATTAGAACATGAATTGCAAGTCCGAGACTCTCAAGTATATCCTGATTTACTCCCATATTTGGAGAAGAGGCAGAGCACTGGTAAGAGAAGTGCGAAAACTAGAAATTCGATTAGAAGCATCAGCAGGGAGGGAAGAGCTAAAAGGATCTGCTCTCAAGAACTTGCATATCAAGAGGATGGCACTTCCGAACAA GTTGCTCACACTTGTCCAATGAAAAGGTCTGAAACTTCTGCTAATTCATCCATTCAAACTACTCCCGGATTTGAAAACAAGGATATAACTATCAAGTCCAGCCCTTCTCTGAGAAATCACAAGGGTATTGAGCATCCAGGAATGTCATCATTGCCAGGGAAAACATCCATCGCAGTCGAGAGAAACAGAAGTTCACAGGCTACAGATGAATTGCCCATGGAGCTGGATGATGTTGAACAATCTACTGATAAACATGTTGTCCATTTTGAGCAGGGAAAACTTGCACCG TTAGCAGATGCTGAAGTTGAACATGCATACTCTTCATTAACGCCACAAGACACTGAGACAGGACTTCCAGCTTTGGTCAGGGTCTCAGAAATTCATGTTCCCGATACACTTGATTCACTAAAAG AGGATAACGAGGAAAGTCCTTGCAACATGAAAGATGAGTCAGTTTCAGTTAAGCCACTGCTGACAACATCCAGATCTTGCCAAG ATGAGATGTGTTACTCAGTAACATGCACTCAGGATGATGATACTTTGTGTAAAGTGGTGATTAAAGACTCACTTCCAGAAATTGGCTCATCATCTGGTTCATCAAATGCTAGTCTTGAAAAGATGGATTTATATTCAGCAGAGCAAGAATTGGCAAAATCCATGATGACATTATTGCTTCCACGAGCTCTTCCTTTACTAAAGAAGACATATGAAAGAAGGCCGAGATCTCGAAGTCGAGAAACTAGCAGAACTGTTTCATCTTTGCAGAGGTCTGGAGGACAAAATGATGATATTGGTTTCCGTTGTCGAG ATATACGGGCAGCTGACCTGCCTGTTCAGCTTTCACAAAATGACTTGGAAAATGAGGTGGATGGCACAAAAAAGTTTCCTATCATAGATTCTCCACGCCTTGGGATCATAGCTGAACCTCTTGGCTGCATGGCCCTTGATCGATTAACTGATACTAGAACTTTAAAAGATATCAAATCTATGGCTCCAGATAGTTTTGAGGATGAGCTGCTGATCCATGATGTTGCATTGAATAAGTTGTTTTCTTCCCCTGCTCAAAGTACGAGTGCATCTTCTGCTGAGCTAAAATATAATATGGCTAATCCAGAGTTGCATATTTATAATATAGAAGAGGATAGAGATGGATGCTATTTGAGACATGATGTATGCAGTGAAGCAATTATGTTAGCAAAGGAAGTAAAACAATCTGACATTATACTGTCTGATCCCACTTGTGATCCTGATGCCCATAACCAtatggaaaaagaagaaaataaagttgGTTATATGACTAGCAATCAAATTGCCAATATCCCTCCGCTGGGACATTCTTCCTTCATGCACAACATTTCTCAACAATCCAAAGGTGAACCATCTCACAATGTTGGAGAACAAGATTTAGGTTCTGGATGCTTGAAGGGAAAGATTCCTTTCCGAAATGATGAGGCTGAATTTTTCAGGCAAGCTTCTTCTGTTTGTTatgataataacaaaaaatttgagGAAGACTGTATTCTTAAAGCTAGTGTAATTCCTGAAGTTGTTTCTGGTTCTCCAGAGAAAAGGCTTCAAATTTCTAGTCCTTGTGATCTAGCTAATTCTGATAGTAATACAATCTTAGACTCCATAGATGCTGGCATCAGAAGCCAAGTTGGGGGCATTGAAAACCCATTGGTAAGGCTTCAGGGTAAAGCATATACCAGTAGGAAAGCAAATTCTTCTGATGGTTATATGTTGAAAGCAACTCATTCAATGGTGGAGAACTTGCTTGACTGTAAGACTGAAGTTGAGGTTCCTCAGTCATCTAGTATTCCCCTTTCAGAAAGTATCATTTGTCGCAACTATAACCAGTCAGATGTTCCTAAGCCGTGCTTTAATCCCATTATAAATGCTGCCGGAAGTGTTCAGTCTGGACCTACAAACAATGTCTTAAACAAGCCTCCATTTCTCAATGAAGCCATGCTCAACAATCAACCAAGTTTACTGAGCTCTGTTGGTAATGTACATGGTTCCGGAGAAAGTGTGTTGGCTGCAGCTCTAGAAGGTGGGACCAAGAATGATCAGGATGATGCTGGCAATCCTGTCGAGGAAATTTTAGTTTGTTTAGAGAATAAGTTACCTCAACCATTAACAGGGCCTAATGATAATGTGAGTTCATCTCAAAATTGGTTCCACCATGGAAATCATTTGGATGGTTTCTCATTGAAAGTCATTAAACCTAATGAAGAGTTCCCGAAATTTATGAAGCTTGTTGGTTGCTACTTGCATCCAACTTCTGTCCTGTCAATATTCTCCAGTGCAGAAGGGGATCACTTAAAAATAGGTGTAATTTGCGGCCTTCCGGATAGCACAGACAGAAATCTTCTCGTATATATGGTTCCTCTTCAGGAACAAGGAATTGGTCCCTCTTTTCTTGGTTACACGTCACTTCGTTGTCCTCTTTTGAACTGCCCCCAGCAG GCCTCATTTGAAGGATCAGGAATACAATTTACTCCTGATGGTCAGTCTCTCATTCTTCTTAACAGTGTCCAGGCACCTCATTGCAG GGAACAAAATTCTAGTTGCTCATGCTCAAAGTGTACGACAGGCTATTATGATGAAAATACTATAGAAATTGTGCATCTAGAATATGGTTATGTTTCATTGGTGGCCAAGCTAGTGATCGTGGAGAATATGTCCAGTATATTAGTTTGTGAACAAAGTTACCTTGTTGCTATTGGGGAGAGTGGGAGACTGCATGTTTGGATAATGAATCCCAGATGGAG TTCAAAATTAGAAGAATTCAACATGCAGGGCTTTGATTACTTATCACCTAGAGTGTCGGAACTGAAAGATTTGCCAAGTTGCACTTCCATCGTAATTGGTCACAATGGTGTTGGTGACTTTGGTTTATG GGACATCTCCAAGCGTGTCCTTCTGGCTAAGTTTTCTTCTGAAGGCAATAAAATCTCTCAGATGCTTCCAGTTGGTTTCTTAAGTTGGAAAAAAGCATGTCTTCTTGCAACCGACGTGGAGATAGAAGAGCACATTAAGGAGGCCTTACAAAAAGATGTTTCTCTTTTTAAAGATGATGAGAACATCTGTACCTCATCTTTTGGAGATGACACAGCTGTTTGGCTTCTGGTATCTGCAGCATCAGACTCAGAGGCTGTAGATGATGATAAAGTTAGAGATGCAAGAGGACCAGCTGGAGGGTGGAGGCTCGCTCTTCTAGCAAAAAATATGGTTTTCACGGGACATGCTTTCGATAGCAG GGTTTCCGTATTGGATACATTGGCTGATTATTGTATATGTGGAACCCAAGATGGCCTTGTATACATCTGGGAATTGTCTTCTGGGAGAAAACTGGCCAATCTGCATCAATTCAAGT GTGGTGTTTCATGCATTAAAGCTGATGCCAAGTCTGGTACGTTGATAGTTGCTAGCAATGAAGGGCAGTTGCTGGTTTATGTTCAATCTCAAGTAAGAAACTGCAAATCCAACGGGTGA